A part of Fusarium oxysporum Fo47 chromosome III, complete sequence genomic DNA contains:
- a CDS encoding amino acid permease/ SLC12A domain-containing protein — protein sequence MLVDSSSADEKSPRVSNEKKTPSKEDVETGEAGLDRAMSSRHLQFIAIGGTIGTGLFLGVGPALVKAGPVSLLVAFAFMGSVVYSVMVSLGEMAAYIPITGSFTSYAARFVDPTLGFAMGWLYWFSWSITFALELVAAGIIIQYWDSDLSIAIWISVFWALFTALNFVPVRIFGEIEMWFSMIKVVTIIGFIIFSICVNAGVGEEGYIGFKYWKDPGVTNTYMDIDGATGKFVGFWAVLVTAGFSYQGTELVGVGAGETANPRKAIPQAIRWTFWGIFSLFMATVFFVGINVPFNDPRLDSGAQDASASPLVIVATRAGVKVLPDIINAVLLSAILTAANSNVYSSSRIMVALAEDGLAPAFMKRTNKYGTPYFAVASCSVMGLIAYINLSSSGAEVFNWLLNVSSTSCFITWVLINVCHIRFQKIMRVQGIPRSELPYLAPLQPYLSYYGAFFVGLITITCGFTAFIDWSVADFFSNYISLMLFAALYVGHKLICRTKVVPLAEVDLSKGREEM from the coding sequence ATGCTCGTGGACTCTTCCTCAGCGGACGAAAAGTCCCCTCGTGTTAGCAACGAGAAGAAAACCCCCTCCAAGGAAGATGTCGAAACCGGCGAGGCTGGCCTCGACAGGGCCATGAGCTCGCGTCACTTGCAGTTCATCGCTATTGGCGGCACCATTGGAACAGGTCTCTTCCTCGGTGTAGGCCCAGCCCTCGTCAAGGCAGGTCCCGTGTCACTCCTCGTCGCATTCGCCTTCATGGGCTCAGTCGTGTACTCTGTCATGGTCAGCTTGGGCGAGATGGCGGCGTACATCCCCATCACTGGATCCTTCACCTCGTATGCCGCTCGCTTCGTCGATCCCACGCTGGGCTTCGCCATGGGCTGGCTGTACTGGTTTAGTTGGTCTATCACTTTTGCGCTGGAGCTTGTTGCCGCTGGAATTATTATCCAGTATTGGGATTCGGATCTTAGCATTGCGATCTGGATTAGTGTTTTCTGGGCGTTGTTTACGGCGTTGAACTTTGTCCCCGTGAGGATCTttggagagattgagatgTGGTTCTCTATGATCAAGGTCGTTACCATCattggcttcatcatcttctccatctgcGTAAACGCTGGTGTTGGCGAGGAGGGCTACATTGGTTTCAAGTACTGGAAGGATCCCGGCGTCACAAACACCTACATGGACATTGACGGCGCCACGGGCAAATTCGTCGGCTTCTGGGCTGTCCTCGTCACTGCTGGTTTCTCGTACCAGGGAACTGAGCTCGTCGGTGTCGGCGCCGGTGAGACTGCCAACCCCCGCAAGGCTATCCCCCAGGCTATCCGCTGGACTTTCTGGGGAATCTTCAGCTTGTTCATGGCGaccgtcttcttcgtcggaATCAATGTTCCCTTCAACGACCCCCGACTTGACTCTGGTGCGCAGGATGCTTCTGCTTCACCTCTCGTCATTGTCGCCACCCGCGCTGGTGTCAAGGTGCTCCCTGACATTATCAACGCCGTTCTTCTCTCTGCCATTCTCACAGCTGCCAACTCAAACGTCTACTCTAGTAGCCGTATCATGGTCGCGCTCGCTGAGGATGGTCTTGCGCCCGCTTTCATGAAGCGCACCAACAAGTACGGAACTCCTTACTTTGCCGTGGCTTCATGCTCCGTCATGGGACTCATCGCCTACATCAACCTTTCCTCCAGCGGAGCCGAGGTGTTCAACTGGCTTCTCAACGTCAGTTCCACCTCGTGCTTCATCACCTGGGTCCTCATCAACGTCTGCCACATCCGCTTCCAGAAGATCATGCGCGTGCAGGGAATTCCCCGCTCCGAGCTTCCCTACCTCGCTCCTCTCCAGCCCTACCTCTCCTACTACGGCGCTTTCTTCGTGGGGTTGATCACCATCACTTGTGGTTTCACCGCCTTCATCGATTGGAGCGTAGCCGATTTCTTCTCCAACTACATCAGCTTGATGCTTTTCGCCGCGTTGTATGTTGGTCATAAGCTCATCTGCCGAACCAAGGTTGTTCCTCTGGCTGAGGTTGATCTGAGCAAGGGACGAGAGGAAATGTAA
- a CDS encoding S-adenosyl-L-methionine-dependent methyltransferase: MRPPVVHSESALPETEPNEPILADLIDDEDGESISGDMSTVSITSSILAYRRRYGRTYENIQSTEYWAPNDAQQNYGLDLTHVGLFFTLGEKLFLAPVEEPKRVLDIGTGTGIWAIDFGDEHPEAEVTGTDLSPIQPAVVPPNVKFVIDDCLLDWTWPEDHFDFIHIRAMYGSVPDWVDLYSKAYTHLAPGGWIQDLEMDVKLQSDHVKLPPDHVFNVWADAFYRAGQKMGRSFDICKGHTMRDNLKAAGFVDIVEKKIKAPMHLWPSDQKLKRAGELFLEALEQSVEGEEVEVLLGLFRKEMRDKSTCAWISVQHSSSASSLPHRDMNMPIRPNPEIHIAVKVKLYLIPVYQEI, from the exons ATGAGGCCACCTGTCGTGCATTCCGAGTCCGCGTTGCCGGAAACCGAACCAAACGAGCCGATTCTGGCTGAtttgattgatgatgaggatggcgagTCGATTTCTGGCGATATGTCGACGGTGTCGATAACGAGCAGTATTCTTGCGTACCGAAGGCGCTATGGGAGGACGTATGAGAATATTCAGTCGACGGAGTATTGGGCGCCTAATGATGCGCAGCAGAATTATGGTCTGGATCTCACGCATGTCGGACTGTTCTTTACTCTCGGCGAGAAATTGTTCCTTGCGCCTGTTGAAGAACCGAAACGTGTGCTGGATATCGGCACGGGCACGGGGATTTGGGCGATTgactttggagatgagcACCCAGAGGCTGAAGTCACAGGCACAGATCTAAGTCCTATCCAGCCAGCCGTAGTTCCTCCAAACGTCAAGTTCGTCATTGACGATTGTCTGCTCGACTGGACGTGGCCTGAGGACCATTTCGACTTTATCCACATCCGCGCCATGTATGGCAGTGTTCCCGACTGGGTCGATCTATACAGCAAGGCATATACACACCTTGCACCGGGAGGCTGGATCCAAGATCTAGAAATGGACGTCAAGCTTCAGTCCGATCACGTCAAACTGCCCCCCGACCACGTCTTCAACGTCTGGGCAGACGCATTCTACCGCGCGGGCCAGAAAATGGGCCGTTCATTCGACATCTGCAAAGGGCACACGATGCGCGATAATCTCAAAGCAGCAGGCTTCGTCGACATCGTGGaaaagaagatcaaggcgcCCATGCACTTGTGGCCCAGCGATCAGAAACTGAAACGAGCAGGAGAACTGTTCCTAGAGGCTCTGGAGCAGAGTGTTGAAGG AGAGGAGGTTGAAGTGCTGCTGGGGCTGTTTCGTAAGGAGATGAGGGATAAGAGTACATGTGCATGG ATATCAGTCCAACACTCgtcttcagcctcatccttgCCCCACAGGGACATGAACATGCCGATACGACCAAACCCCGAAATCCATATTGCCGTCAAAGTTAAGCTGTACCTAATTCCCGTCTATCAAGAAATCTAA
- a CDS encoding autophagy-related protein 17, protein MASSSSKSSLRRSHGDSSGASSGHSHPRSATQSRLSTAPFIDIDTLVNHLLVAKRSLSSMTLVLRANEIANDARQSHDDVSILAAQAGFLRTSILDQTAILVRTRRSLQSTYEWGKKDFRKLVKSMDLVDGQLDHTMEMLRGTGVESVFRPQGEERRSLLDFIDEGGVDGVREAMKQSIQELQAIQQSFDGDLLRFDNDIRNLKKVVADTPSIQDIPQGNNPSAGEILESLVDHSANMAQLLASLTHHFDMCVTAIRTTEGGVALARRRAAEATQSQGNDGVSISGVIAEQESNVSDLEPKTAKDRAEMLKVVVQDAREVDDVVQEIQERLTAMEQDYTVLQEQHDISKQAYTGMLQAYAILGDIGDRLADYLAAEGDFKTRWDMEKESVFAKLQEMQQLKDFYERYASAYDSLILEVERRRAVDDRVRSIWRKAQENVDKLLETDRVSREAFRQDVGEFLPTDLWAGMQGSAKKWTVVKEGGDEGDGEVQPLRRSVIEAAKERLARAGERRGVR, encoded by the exons atggcttcttcttcttctaaaAGCTCTTTGCGCCGTAGTCATGGCGACTCATCCGGAGCCTCGTCTGGACATTCGCATCCACGATCAGCGACACAATCTCGACTTTCTACCGCGCCGTTTATCGATATCGATACTCTCGTTAACCACCTCCTCGTCGCAAAACGATCGCTTTCTTCTATGACTCTTGTTCTTCGTGCGAATGAGATCGCGAATGATGCTAGGCAGTCACATGATGATGTATCCATCCTAGCTGCGCAAGCGGGCTTCTTACGAACTTCTATACTGGATCAGACGGCGATACTTGTGAGAACAAGGAGGAGCTTGCAGAGCACTTACGAATGGGGAAAGAAGGACTTCCGAAAGCTGGTCAAGTCGATGGACTTGGTCGACGGACAGCTTGATCATACTATGGAGATGCTGCGCGGGACTGGGGTTGAGAGTGTTTTTAGACCTCAGGGTGAAGAGAGACGAAGTCTTCTTGATTTTATCGATGAAGGAGGCGTGGATGGAGTGCGCGAGGCGATGAAGCAAAGCATCCAGGAGCTACAG GCTATTCAGCAATCTTTTGATGGAGATCTACTCCGTTTTGATAACGACATCCGGAATCTAAAGAAGGTGGTGGCCGATACGCCCAGCATACAGGATATACCACAGGGCAATAATCCATCGGCCGGCGAGATCCTCGAGAGTCTAGTCGACCATTCAGCCAACATGGCTCAGCTCCTCGCATCGCTGACCCATCACTTCGACATGTGCGTCACCGCGATCCGAACGACCGAAGGCGGCGTAGCTCTCGCTCGCCGTAGAGCTGCCGAGGCCACACAGTCCCAAGGAAACGACGGGGTCTCCATTTCAGGCGTCATCGCCGAACAAGAGTCTAATGTGTCTGACCTCGAACCCAAAACGGCGAAAGACCGAGCTGAGATGTTAAAAGTCGTCGTGCAAGACGCACGCGAGGTTGACGACGTGGTGCAGGAAATACAAGAGCGCCTCACGGCAATGGAGCAGGATTACACAGTGCTGCAGGAACAGCATGATATCTCAAAACAAGCCTACACAGGCATGCTACAAGCGTACGCTATTTTGGGCGATATCGGCGATCGACTCGCTGATTACCTCGCGGCCGAGGGAGACTTTAAAACACGATGGGATATGGAGAAGGAGAGCGTATTCGCCAAATTACAAGAGATGCAGCAACTCAAAGACTTCTACGAACGCTACGCGAGTGCGTACGACAGTCTGATTCTCGAAGTCGAGCGCCGTCGCGCAGTAGACGATCGTGTGCGCAGCATCTGGCGCAAAGCACAAGAAAACGTAGACAAGCTCCTCGAAACAGATCGCGTATCGCGCGAGGCGTTCCGGCAGGATGTAGGGGAGTTTCTGCCGACGGATCTATGGGCGGGTATGCAGGGTTCTGCGAAGAAGTGGACTGTTGTGAAGGAGGGTGGGGATGAGGGTGATGGAGAGGTGCAGCCGCTGAGGAGGAGTGTTATTGAGGCGGCGAAGGAGAGACTTGCGAGGGCTGGGGAGAGGCGGGGAGTGAGATAA